A genomic region of SAR202 cluster bacterium contains the following coding sequences:
- a CDS encoding MoaD/ThiS family protein, giving the protein MKIIIRNPVRREVQLQGKRRVIQLLKDLNLSPESHIVIRNRELLTSDEFVSDDDHVEILSAISGG; this is encoded by the coding sequence CCGCAATCCTGTCAGAAGAGAAGTGCAGCTCCAGGGCAAGCGCAGAGTAATCCAACTTCTTAAAGACCTTAACCTTAGCCCTGAGTCTCATATTGTCATTAGAAATCGCGAATTGCTTACCAGTGACGAGTTCGTTAGTGATGACGACCATGTCGAGATATTGTCGGCCATCTCCGGAGGCTAG